Proteins from one Variovorax sp. TBS-050B genomic window:
- a CDS encoding CoA transferase has protein sequence MHRVLSGIRVLEQGTFITGPAAGMFLADLGAEVIKIEQPGAGDPFRAFRGGLYSPHFQTYNRNKRSITLNPKQPGDAAVFDELVREADVYIQNFRPGAAERLGAGEARLRALNPRLVYCAISGFGQSGPAASRPAYDTVAQAASGFLRLLVNPAHPRVVGPALADAMTGFYAAYGVLGALIERGRTGHGRAVEVSMLEAMCHFNLDAFTHLFSEQEVMGPFSRPSVSQSYVLECADGLWIALHMSSPEKFWQGLANAIERPALFADPRFATREARIAHQEDLVALLGGLFRERPRAAWCARLEAEDVPHAPMYDTREAMEDPQARHLQLRVSAAHPEGGEWHTIRSPLSFDGARALEVTAPPVLGADNAAIVEPIRRRLGQPAPAG, from the coding sequence GTGCATCGAGTCCTCAGCGGCATCCGGGTGCTGGAGCAAGGCACCTTCATCACCGGCCCGGCCGCGGGCATGTTCCTCGCGGACCTGGGCGCCGAGGTGATCAAGATCGAGCAGCCCGGCGCGGGCGACCCGTTCCGCGCCTTCCGCGGCGGGCTCTACAGCCCGCACTTCCAGACCTACAACCGCAACAAGCGCAGCATCACGCTCAATCCGAAGCAGCCCGGCGACGCGGCGGTGTTCGACGAACTGGTGCGCGAGGCCGACGTCTACATCCAGAACTTCCGCCCCGGCGCCGCCGAGCGGCTGGGCGCTGGCGAGGCCAGGCTGCGCGCGCTCAATCCGCGGCTCGTGTACTGCGCGATCAGCGGCTTCGGGCAAAGCGGCCCGGCCGCGTCCCGGCCGGCCTACGACACGGTGGCGCAGGCCGCGAGCGGCTTCCTGCGGCTGCTCGTGAACCCGGCCCATCCGCGCGTGGTGGGGCCGGCGCTCGCCGATGCGATGACGGGCTTCTATGCCGCCTACGGCGTGCTCGGCGCGCTGATCGAGCGCGGGCGCACCGGCCACGGCCGCGCGGTCGAGGTCTCGATGCTCGAGGCCATGTGCCACTTCAACCTCGATGCCTTCACGCACCTGTTCTCCGAGCAGGAGGTGATGGGGCCGTTCAGCCGGCCCAGCGTGTCGCAGTCCTACGTGCTTGAGTGCGCCGACGGGCTCTGGATCGCGCTGCACATGTCCTCGCCCGAGAAGTTCTGGCAGGGCCTTGCCAACGCGATCGAGCGGCCGGCGCTGTTCGCCGATCCGCGCTTCGCCACGCGCGAGGCGCGCATCGCGCACCAGGAGGACCTGGTCGCGCTGCTCGGCGGCCTGTTCCGCGAGCGGCCCCGCGCCGCCTGGTGCGCGCGGCTCGAGGCCGAGGACGTGCCGCATGCGCCGATGTACGACACGCGCGAGGCGATGGAGGACCCGCAGGCGCGGCACCTGCAGCTGCGCGTGAGCGCGGCCCATCCCGAGGGCGGCGAGTGGCACACGATCCGCTCGCCGTTGAGCTTCGACGGCGCGCGCGCGCTCGAGGTCACGGCGCCGCCCGTGCTCGGCGCGGACAACGCGGCGATTGTCGAGCCGATCCGCCGGCGGCTGGGACAGCCGGCCCCCGCAGGCTGA
- a CDS encoding dioxygenase, which yields MPATPPSNEDELTQTVLQSLAGARDARFAQLMRSLVTHLHAFIRDVDLRPDEWMQGIEFLTATGHTCTDKRQEFILLSDTLGASMMVVILDQLRAAASRREREAGAPMAATESAELAEATHATVQGPFYWEGAPDLPLGADVAQGARGEPTFYSGRITDTHGRPLEGALLDIWSGDGEGVYDMQVEGAAMAARGRIRTDHEGRYWFWSIRPSFYPIPVDGPVGRMLEAMGRHPNRPGHIHMMVSAPGHVPLTTHLFVAGSPYIDSDAVFGVRPRLVVDFEAHPAGRAPDGREMARPYWSAHYDFRLEPRHP from the coding sequence ATGCCCGCCACGCCCCCTTCGAACGAAGACGAACTGACGCAGACGGTGCTGCAGAGCCTCGCCGGCGCGCGCGATGCGCGCTTCGCGCAGCTCATGCGATCGCTGGTCACGCACCTGCATGCCTTCATCCGCGATGTGGACCTGCGGCCCGACGAATGGATGCAGGGCATCGAGTTCCTCACCGCCACGGGCCACACCTGCACCGACAAGCGGCAGGAGTTCATCCTGCTGTCGGACACGCTCGGCGCCTCGATGATGGTGGTGATCCTCGACCAGCTGCGCGCGGCCGCGAGCCGGCGCGAACGCGAAGCAGGCGCGCCGATGGCGGCGACCGAGTCTGCCGAACTGGCCGAGGCCACGCACGCCACCGTGCAGGGCCCCTTCTACTGGGAGGGCGCGCCCGACCTGCCGCTCGGCGCCGACGTGGCGCAGGGCGCGCGCGGCGAGCCCACCTTCTACAGCGGCCGCATCACCGACACCCACGGCCGGCCGCTCGAGGGCGCGCTGCTCGACATCTGGTCGGGCGACGGCGAGGGCGTCTACGACATGCAGGTCGAGGGCGCCGCGATGGCGGCGCGCGGGCGCATCCGCACCGACCACGAGGGGCGCTACTGGTTCTGGTCGATCCGGCCGAGCTTCTATCCGATTCCCGTCGACGGTCCGGTGGGCCGCATGCTCGAGGCCATGGGCCGGCATCCGAACCGGCCCGGCCACATCCACATGATGGTCTCGGCGCCGGGCCATGTGCCGCTGACAACCCACCTGTTCGTCGCAGGCAGCCCCTACATCGACTCCGACGCGGTGTTCGGCGTGCGGCCGCGGCTGGTCGTCGACTTCGAGGCGCATCCCGCGGGCCGCGCGCCCGACGGCCGCGAGATGGCGAGGCCCTACTGGTCGGCGCACTACGACTTCCGCCTCGAACCCCGCCACCCCTGA
- a CDS encoding citryl-CoA lyase, whose protein sequence is MKIGKSTVPHTAICTSDEHTIVVRGEDLCEALIGKLSFSEYFFLLLTGRRPDATCRTVLDATLVAIAEHGLVPSVQASRMTFAAAPDALQGAVAAGILGCGSVILGASETAGRLFVDVAARMDAGATLDDAARAALGELRAAGAAIPGYGHPLHKARDPRVDRLIAVATEAGADLRHVRIAQAIEDAIPDIVGKPLRMNVSAAIPAVLLGVGFPVGSLRGVPILARTAGLIAHLAEEAETPSGFALSYQATRELQYDGPVPAGFGSAR, encoded by the coding sequence ATGAAGATCGGAAAGTCCACCGTCCCGCACACCGCGATCTGCACCTCCGACGAACACACCATCGTCGTGCGCGGCGAAGACCTCTGCGAGGCGCTGATCGGGAAGCTCTCGTTCAGCGAGTACTTCTTCCTGCTGCTCACCGGGCGCCGCCCCGATGCAACCTGCCGCACGGTGCTCGACGCCACGCTGGTCGCGATCGCGGAGCACGGGCTGGTGCCGAGCGTGCAGGCCAGCCGCATGACCTTCGCGGCCGCGCCCGATGCGCTGCAGGGCGCGGTGGCGGCCGGCATCCTGGGCTGCGGCTCGGTGATCCTCGGCGCCTCGGAAACCGCCGGGCGCCTGTTCGTCGACGTCGCGGCGCGCATGGACGCGGGCGCCACACTGGACGATGCCGCGCGCGCGGCGCTGGGCGAACTGCGCGCCGCGGGCGCCGCGATCCCGGGCTACGGCCATCCGCTGCACAAGGCGCGCGATCCGCGCGTGGACCGGCTGATCGCGGTCGCGACCGAGGCCGGCGCCGACCTGCGCCACGTGCGCATCGCGCAGGCGATCGAGGATGCGATCCCGGACATCGTCGGCAAGCCGCTGCGCATGAACGTGTCGGCCGCGATCCCGGCGGTGCTGCTCGGCGTGGGCTTTCCGGTGGGATCGCTGCGCGGCGTGCCGATCCTCGCGCGCACCGCGGGCCTGATCGCGCACCTCGCCGAGGAGGCCGAGACGCCGAGCGGCTTCGCGCTTTCCTACCAGGCCACGCGCGAGCTGCAGTACGACGGCCCGGTGCCCGCGGGATTCGGGAGCGCCCGGTGA
- a CDS encoding tripartite tricarboxylate transporter substrate binding protein — MRRRALLGAGPAAALLALRPVAAQPVQGRPIRLIVPFAAGTSTDIVGRVLADALGRQLAQPVVVDNRPGAGGAIGSELAARAGADGQTLLLGTVGTHAINASLYKRLGYDPQRDFVPLGFVGATPTLLVVPAAAPWKSVADLRQASGRTVSFASAGNGTSGHLAGELLKLRLGKDFVHVPYRDGAQALNEVVAGNVQFMFYHPAAVLPQVRAGTLRALGASGAKRSAAAPEVPTLAEQGIADFDLVAWFMLYAPAQTAAARRERLREAAQVALAEPEVQRRLMAQGIEPAAMDAPQMAAFAAAEIEKWGEAVRRSGAQVD, encoded by the coding sequence GTGAGGCGCCGCGCGCTGCTCGGCGCGGGCCCGGCCGCGGCCCTGCTCGCGCTGCGCCCCGTCGCGGCGCAGCCGGTGCAGGGGCGGCCCATCAGGCTCATCGTGCCCTTCGCGGCCGGCACCTCGACCGACATCGTGGGGCGTGTGCTCGCCGATGCGCTCGGGCGGCAGCTCGCGCAGCCGGTGGTGGTCGACAACCGCCCGGGCGCGGGCGGCGCCATCGGCAGCGAGCTCGCGGCGCGCGCCGGCGCCGACGGACAGACCCTGCTGCTCGGCACCGTGGGCACCCATGCGATCAATGCCTCGCTCTACAAGCGGCTCGGCTACGACCCGCAGCGCGACTTCGTGCCGCTCGGCTTCGTCGGCGCGACGCCGACCCTGCTGGTGGTGCCCGCCGCGGCACCGTGGAAAAGCGTGGCGGACCTGCGCCAGGCCAGCGGCCGCACCGTGAGCTTCGCCTCGGCCGGCAACGGCACCTCGGGCCATCTCGCGGGCGAGCTGCTCAAGCTGCGGCTCGGCAAGGACTTCGTGCACGTGCCCTACCGCGACGGCGCGCAGGCGCTCAACGAAGTGGTCGCGGGCAATGTGCAGTTCATGTTCTATCACCCGGCCGCGGTGCTGCCGCAGGTGCGCGCGGGCACGCTGCGCGCGCTCGGCGCCTCGGGCGCGAAGCGCAGCGCGGCCGCGCCCGAGGTGCCCACGCTGGCCGAGCAGGGCATCGCCGATTTCGACCTGGTCGCGTGGTTCATGCTCTACGCGCCGGCGCAGACGGCGGCCGCCCGCCGCGAGCGGCTGCGCGAGGCCGCGCAGGTGGCGCTTGCCGAGCCCGAGGTGCAGCGCAGGCTGATGGCGCAGGGCATCGAGCCCGCGGCGATGGACGCGCCGCAGATGGCCGCCTTCGCCGCGGCCGAGATCGAGAAATGGGGCGAGGCCGTGCGCCGCTCGGGCGCGCAGGTCGACTGA
- a CDS encoding tripartite tricarboxylate transporter substrate binding protein yields the protein MRSTLASFIRMLAFAAALAGALAAGPASAQADGWPAKPIRIVVGFAPGTPPDIFARMYGDYASRKLGVAVLIDNKPGTAGNLASDTVAKSPGDGYTLLYNLSTAFTINPFIYSKLPFDPQKDLVPVATTMRQGLVLIATPKFPAGSLKELVAAAKEKPGVYSHASYGAGSPSQLIVESLKDEVGIQMLHVPYRASPVADLIGGQVDTLMEPIATGYPLISSGRVKALAYSGPARHPALPEVPTLSEAMPGFSMMSWHGIWAPAATPGAVLERINAVFVEASRDPELAKRIRELHSEPLGVTRAEMATMVRRDAEFYSRVVKARNIRVD from the coding sequence ATGCGTTCCACCCTTGCCAGCTTCATCAGGATGCTCGCCTTCGCAGCGGCCCTCGCGGGCGCGCTGGCCGCGGGTCCAGCGTCCGCCCAGGCCGACGGATGGCCCGCCAAGCCGATCCGCATCGTGGTCGGCTTCGCGCCGGGCACGCCGCCCGACATCTTCGCGCGCATGTACGGCGACTACGCGAGCCGCAAGCTCGGCGTGGCGGTGCTGATCGACAACAAGCCCGGCACCGCCGGCAACCTCGCCTCCGACACGGTCGCCAAGTCGCCCGGTGACGGCTACACCCTGCTCTACAACCTCTCGACCGCGTTCACCATCAATCCGTTCATCTACAGCAAGCTGCCCTTCGATCCGCAGAAGGACCTGGTGCCGGTCGCGACCACCATGCGCCAGGGCCTGGTGCTGATCGCGACGCCGAAGTTCCCGGCCGGCTCGCTCAAGGAGCTGGTGGCTGCGGCGAAGGAGAAGCCCGGCGTCTACTCGCACGCCTCCTACGGCGCGGGCAGCCCCTCGCAGCTGATCGTCGAGTCGCTCAAGGACGAGGTCGGCATCCAGATGCTGCACGTGCCGTACCGCGCGAGCCCGGTCGCCGACCTGATCGGCGGCCAGGTCGACACGCTGATGGAGCCCATCGCCACCGGCTATCCGCTGATCAGCAGCGGCCGCGTGAAGGCGCTCGCGTACTCGGGCCCGGCGCGCCACCCCGCCCTGCCCGAGGTGCCCACGCTGTCGGAGGCGATGCCGGGCTTCTCGATGATGTCCTGGCACGGCATCTGGGCGCCGGCCGCCACGCCGGGCGCGGTGCTCGAGCGCATCAACGCGGTCTTCGTCGAAGCGAGCAGGGACCCCGAACTCGCGAAGCGCATCCGCGAACTGCACAGCGAGCCGCTCGGCGTGACGCGCGCCGAAATGGCCACGATGGTGCGCCGCGATGCGGAGTTCTACAGCCGGGTGGTGAAGGCGCGGAACATCCGGGTGGATTGA
- a CDS encoding AraC family transcriptional regulator, which translates to MTLETHGSHDAPASAASSSSLRIDELAGLLARNTQRDGIWPTAIPGLSVIRFSAPSEEIAHALHQPAVCIIAQGAKRVMLRDEVYGYDASRFLVFSVDLPISAQITEATREAPYLCFRLDLDPQAISQLLLQAGHAASSRAPAERGLYLSRVTEPMVDAAIRLMKLLDAPDEAAHLAPLAVQELHFRLLRSEQGARLASIAQSDSHAHRIARVIAWLKAHFSQPLDLEALARSAHMSTSSLHFHFRNVTSMSPLQYQKLLRLQEARRLLAAETTEVADAGYRVGYESPSQFSREYSRLFGLPPSRDAQRLRMQLSAPAPAPAPAPALAAA; encoded by the coding sequence ATGACGCTTGAAACCCACGGCTCGCATGACGCGCCGGCGTCCGCCGCTTCGTCCTCGTCCCTGCGCATCGACGAACTCGCCGGGCTCCTGGCCCGCAACACCCAGCGCGACGGCATCTGGCCGACCGCGATCCCGGGGCTCTCGGTGATCCGCTTCTCGGCGCCGAGCGAAGAGATCGCACATGCGCTGCACCAGCCCGCCGTCTGCATCATCGCGCAGGGCGCGAAGCGGGTGATGCTGCGCGACGAGGTCTATGGCTACGACGCCTCGCGCTTCCTGGTGTTCTCCGTCGACCTCCCGATCAGCGCCCAGATCACCGAGGCGACGCGCGAGGCGCCCTACCTGTGCTTTCGCCTCGACCTCGATCCGCAGGCCATCTCGCAGCTGCTGCTCCAGGCCGGCCATGCCGCGAGCTCGCGCGCGCCCGCGGAGCGCGGCCTCTACCTGAGCCGCGTGACCGAGCCCATGGTCGATGCGGCCATCCGCCTGATGAAGCTGCTCGATGCGCCCGACGAAGCCGCCCACCTCGCGCCGCTGGCGGTGCAGGAGCTGCACTTCCGGCTGCTGCGCAGCGAGCAGGGCGCGCGCCTCGCGAGCATCGCGCAGTCCGACAGCCATGCCCACCGGATCGCGCGCGTCATCGCCTGGCTCAAGGCGCACTTCTCGCAACCGCTGGACCTCGAGGCGCTCGCGCGCAGCGCGCACATGAGCACTTCGTCGCTGCATTTCCATTTCCGCAACGTCACCTCGATGAGTCCGCTGCAGTACCAGAAGCTGCTGCGGCTGCAGGAGGCGCGCCGCCTGCTGGCGGCCGAGACGACCGAGGTCGCCGACGCGGGCTACCGCGTGGGCTACGAAAGCCCTTCGCAGTTCAGCCGCGAGTACAGCCGGCTGTTCGGACTGCCGCCCTCGCGCGACGCGCAGCGGCTGCGCATGCAGCTGTCGGCGCCGGCGCCGGCGCCGGCGCCGGCGCCGGCGCTCGCGGCGGCCTGA